The Carassius auratus strain Wakin unplaced genomic scaffold, ASM336829v1 scaf_tig00037285, whole genome shotgun sequence genomic interval ATAAACAAGCTTTTCACTATTCCAATAGCAATTCACAAATCGCTTTAAGGTGTCTTTACACACTTTACTCTTTACACACTTTACACTTAGCTTCTCTGCTGCCTTTGCATTGTAAAGATGGCATTAGACTAAAAAGAGCATCCCTAAATCTGTACTTTCTTGTAAGTCTGCAGTGGAGTGACCAGTCAAGCAGTTGctttctcacacacagacacatacacaatcCATCtccctcagtctctctctccAGCAGTTTTTCCTTCTCTTTCGAATAGACCTCTGTCCCGGCTCCCATTGTGTTGTAACCATAGTAACCAACCTCTCAGGAGTGCGCGTGCGTTATCATGTCTGCCGTCTGACTGTAAGCGCCCCATCTACTGTTTGAAGCAGGAGATGCTCAGACTGGCTGCAGAGCTACTTTGCATTGATTTACTGTTGCAGGTATTTAACAGGGAGAGGCGTTCACGGGTTGGAATTCGTTATAGCACAACATCACACGATCAGCAATCATAAACAACCTGTGAATGAAAGGATCAGGCATTTATATTTGGCATATTACATGTTCAAAAATCTGTAACAACTATCTCTGGTTGCAATTGCAATTGCAGTTGCAATTGTTTGATAcagatttaaatattaattcaagATTTTATATCTGTATAACCTATTAATTAGTCAAGTAGCCTATGcagtttataaaatgtaatgctGTTTAATAACATTGATTAAAGATGGACTTTAGTTTTTCTTAAACAGGGAACACACAAGTAGTAAATTGTGGAAAGACAAGAACAAAGAAATAACCTAAAGTTAAAACCTGTAGTTCTGGAAAAGTATTTATGAAACACTGGCCGGAATCCTCATTGGGCTATATATCTCTTAAGATCTGTCATGAAAAAACTACACCACCTTATCCCTTCAGAAAGCCTGACATCTGTTTGATTTTCCCAGTGTGCATCACAGATGTATTTTGTGTGTTGCCCTAAGTATGTACCAATCCGTCAGTGTTATACTACAGGAAGCCTTCAAGGAGTTGCCCATTACCACGACCATGCCACACTTGTGGCTAGTGTAAATCAGAAACATTTCAGTAAAATACCAATAATTCaataaatcagcatttatttatttattaattactatataaatatatgaaatatacataTGTAATAGCAAACCTATAAagtactattacaatttaaaatgttttctagtttcatattttaaaatgtgtaattttaatttatgtttatgttttaaacaCATGTTCTTTTACAAATCAAGatgtggaaaacagttgtgctgcttaatgtgtttgtggaaaccatgatacatatttttttcaggatgctGAACAAGGTGTTCAAAAGAAGCTTTAGTAACATTAGATATGTCTTTACTGCAATTTATAACACATCAGTTTGCAACTTAGCTgaacaaaatttatttttctttatctcactgactgggggggggggggggggggcaacagTTGGCTCACTAAGCATATTGCTGACTATTGAGGGATAGATGTAACACAGTACAGCCAATGATGTAAcaaggtcttttttttattagttaatatGTTTAATTAGTCAGCATTGTACAGTTTAACCCACAGATACCCTAGTgtcaacacaaacatacacagactttacagtgaatgtgtgtgtgaatgtgtatataCGTGTACTGTATCATTAAATATTTGGATACTGAAATATTGGAAGCATGAGAATTCATTTAAATACAAAGATGTCTGAGTGTATGTATATATCACAAGGTTGAAGAGCTGTCTGAATTGTGATGAATGCTGGTGTGTATGCTTTGGGAGTCGTAATGTGGTATGAAGTACACAGGCCAGGCCAAAATCCACACAACAGAAATGCAGTCTAAAACAGCAGCCTGTGTTATGATACCTCATGCCATCACACATCCCTGTAAGGAGCTGACTACAAATATTGAGACAGTTCAGATCTATCAAACATTTGACCCATCTGTTATAATTTTCTTCTCTATCCCTCccttctctcttcacagcatcaGCTACATAACTCCATCTGTAAACAGATGCagaatgtcaaaaataaatatttttgagtcTACAAACCCAAATTTCAAAAAGAGAAGTTTCATTCAGGCCATGCGAGATTCATACCTCTCACCAGTCATAGCGTGGGCGGGAGTGAGGAGGATGGTGGCGTGGTGACTCGTGGTGAGgcgagggagaggaggaggagctcGGAGGCGCTGTCAGGGCCAGCTGCTGTCCTACCCCTGCACTCCGCTCACGCCCATAATCTAAACTACGGGCATTAGGGGGGCGGTACCGGCCCACCTCTCTCCTCCACTCTTCATCAAAGGCAGCTGCCTCACCTGAAAGAGTGATTTTTACAACAGTGAATAGGAGAATTACTTCCCAAAATCAGGGACAAAATGTAAGCAGGGGAAAAAGGCAAAGAGGGATTGAACTAACTCTCTTCCAGGTTGAAGAAGTCTTGTCTCTCTTCACGGTCTCCTGTGAGACGGTTCCTTGAGCGTTCCATCACGTGACCTCTTTCACCAATGTGATGCCCGATAGCCATTCGCTCCAGCCCACTCTGACTGTCCCTCATCGTTTGACGTGTCTCTCTGATctaaacaaaaagacacatacagaaatttttaaatgaattaggGGTGATTCAACAGTTTTTACACTTTGATGTGTGgtatttcaatgaaaaaaatctCTTGGTAACAAAGCATTGGCAATCCAGTTGAATTAGTCTATCACTGTTAGTCTTAAGTAATTTAATGATTCTGATTACTCTTAAGAATTCCCTCATAGTTCCTCATTTGTTCCATTATGAATTCCAATTCGAGGAATAAATATCTggacaattaaatatttattttgccaaaTGCTGGGACCAttgcaataaatattaatacatttcttattttaataataaagctCATGTGTATCTGTGACTAAACACTGTCATTTGAACAACCAATTGGAAATTACTTAATGACAGATTTAAGTCTCACAAGCTTTAAGTAGCACTTAATACAGTACCAAATCTTTGTTCAAGGAGTCTGACATGACAAAATTATTGACTTGCGGTTCAGAGGGTCAGATTAGTTAAGAAACTGTTTGTATTTACGTTAAAAGagtgtttcacgagttcacccttacatctaatctgaaggcgaataatAGGCATATTTTGGCGCACTGCCccgggggaggggtccgggcccggagcatagcccgaacccaaataactcccccctATCcttaatttgggataaatagattagaagtgaggagttggggtggaggagggatgccgaaaaactgtcgtgtgacaggaggtaggaagactggatatatatatgcttgtgtgctagttaagatgattagctaaacgagatgcacctgtgcaaaaatggatgattatctgatcgtgctcctcccaaactttgttaataaaaccacattataAGAGTCAggaaattcagaaataaaaaaaagaacaggcTTGTAACAGCCATTTGCTTCAGAATTGGACATCACTAGTCTTTCTACGTGttcttcattaaataataataaaaaagaactgGCTAATAAGACTCAAGAATCAGAGTTCTCAAtcaagttatttttataatatttaacttCATGTACTATTACCAGAACCAAATTGCAtcaaaatgttaaagatataactATTTCTgaatatgatacatttataaaaaaattacgcATTTTGACACACCGACTGATGACCTGGCAAACACCAAATTAAACAAGTTCAATCAGTGAAAACATGTCCAGCCAATACCAACATATGCCCATGTTTGTCTGGTAcagttaatttttcattcaacatTTTCTAACTAGCAGGATTAATTTAGCAAATAATGATCAAACAATGGAGAGTTACATTATAATTGGCCATATATAAATTTTTGTGCCAGATATTCAAAACTAGGGTTCAAGAATCAGGGGCAGTTTACACAACTatgttttcagccaaaaacgggaaactttttatgcattttgaccTTCCAGTAGCTCTCATGAAACAAAcatgcaattcatcgactggccgctagaagctggctcttaaagggagtcagtcccatagactccccatgttaaaatgcccaactttacagcagaatttttttttatttacatccaGGAGTGAcgtgcgctgccaagatggctaCAGCCAACACCGCCCACTTTGAgtttcaaaaacgctcttcagaaaACTACGGGTGACGTCagggacactacgtccatgtttttatacagtctatggttttgcCCCCAGGTGTGCCACACGCATCCTGAAAACTGAAGCTGTGGGCTCTTTGAATTCCCCCAGATGGCTGGCTGCAGTACAGGTCATAAGCCCCGCCCTCTCCATGTAAACAAATGGTACTTgagtcaaaatgtaaaaaataaattacacttacaATACAATTTTCCAAAATTTGATTTTGGTCATTAACGGTATTTATCATAATGCTGATATAAGTTAAATTGTtcgtttttgtgaaaagtttgaTTTTAGCAAGTCATTTGAAGCTATAAAAACGGTGTGTGTCGTTGTGGTTGATTGGGCCTGCGGGAGTTTGACCTCAAGACAATActgtgcagactctggctccaaatgacGTCATTTACTCAAGATGGCAGCGGCCATACTGAGATGCTTTGGCTATAGTGGAAAGAACAGGAGATGCATCATCCATCATTTTTTAATGTCTATGGTTTTGCCTGTTCATATACATGACAACTgcgttttggggactgaaaaagcatattttttaaatcgggttgtgtgtctgtgtgtctcttaCACCCCCAGGGGCAGTGCGAAATTCACTGGTCTGCTGATAGACTTTAGGTGCGCCTGTGTCTATGGAGGAGTATGAGATGACTGTGGAGGAGGAGAAGGTCTGGCAGTTTGGAGAACCAGAAATTTGTTCCTACAAAGTAAAGAAAACGAAAGTTATGAAATTGTGATCTAAGATCAATTGacttaatttatgcaattgtagTCAAACTatagattattaattaattaagattattttaaagtgaaataaacaAGGCAGCTACTTGAAAGTCACAGTTTGCACTTACTCTAGCTAAAAagctataaatgataatgcacTCTTTACCATTAACAAACGGAAGTCTTGATCTTATGTACAAACAATGTTTCAATGATCTTGATTTCTGGCTGCTAGGCCACCATGAAACTCACCATGTTCTCCATCATCCCACTCATCATGCTAAACATGTCCATGAAACCTCcaccctgagagagagagagaaaaaaaacaacaacaaaaaaactgaattgtcaAAATGCATTGATGTAAAAATTATGACACTGCACAATGTCTGCCACTTATCAAATAAATGGGATCCTTTGTACAGATAGGGTATTTTTATTGCCATTAAAGCATAAGATGCTCTGGGGTTCATTTTCAAATCCTCCTGGTGATGATTATTAGATCTGACTACTGATCTATAAACGAGAACTGGTTTGCTCATGATGTCATATATGTGAAGCCACCACGACACCATATTGGTATTCCTTACTATTTTCATTTATTCTATTGAATTAATAAGAAAtcatatgattttaatgagaaaacatcacctcaCAATTCAGCGTTTTTATATCTTAAGTATCCCTGTACATTTTTACAATGCAAACGTCCTTATGTAAATGGTTATTTGTTTTAAAGTGTGGAATTTCCCCTGCTTATTCAAAAGTTACGTTCATATACATTACAGTAGCGTACAGCCATGGCCAAAAGTTGAGAATgacacaaatattaattttcacaaagtCTGCTGCCTCAGTTTTTGTGATGGCAATTTGCATGtactccagaatgttatgaagaCTGACCAGATGAATTGCAATTCATTGCAAAGTCCCTCTTCGTCATTAAAATTAACTTAATCCCAAAAACATTTCCACTGTATTTCAGCCTCGCCACTAAAGGACCAGCTGACATCATGTCAGTGATTCGCTCTTTAACACAGGTGAAAGTGTTTATGAGGACAAGGCTAGATATCACTCTGTCATGCTGATAGAGATAGAATAACAGACGGGAAgctttaaaatcattaaattgcttgaaatcattgttcttcctCTGTTAACTATGTTTACCTCTATGGTTCAAGGAAAGGTGCAGTTATCACTGCTTTGCACAAAAAGGGATTAACAGGTAAGGATAATGTTGCTAGTAAGATTGCACCTAAAATCAATCATTTATAGAGTCATCAAGAACTTTGAGGGGAGAGGTTCAATCGCTGTGAAAAAGGGTTCAAGGCACCAGCAAGTCCAGCAAGCGGCAGGACCGTCTCCTAAAGTTGATTCAGCTGTGGGATTGGGGCACCACCaatgcagagcttgctcaggaatggcagcaggcaggtgtGATGCATCGgcacacagtgaggccaagacttttggaggATGGCCTTGTGTCAAGAGCAGCAAAGAACCCACTTCTCTCCAGGAAAAACATTGGGTACAGACTGAaatccaagggagtgggctcactcacaattTTGCCTAAgaacacagccatgaataaagaatggtacaaAAACTTTCCCAACCATCCAAGGACAGTTTGTTGATGAACAATGccttttccagcatgatggagcaacCGTGCCATAAGGTAAAAGTGATAACTATGTGGCGTGGGGAACAAAACATTGTAATATTAGGTCCATGGCCAGGAAACTCCTCAGACCTTAATACCATTGAGAAtttgtggtcaatcctcaagaggcgAGAGGATAAACAAAAATCCATAATTTCTGACAAGGTCCAAGCATTGATTATGCAAGAATGGGCTGCCATCAGTCACTATGTGGCCCAGAAGTTTATTGACAGCGTTCCAGGGTGAGTTGCAGTGGATTTGAAAGAGAAGGGTCAACACTGCAACACGGTTTATCTTTGCATAAACTTATTGTAATTGTCAATAAAAGCCTTTGACACTTATGAAATTCTTGTAATTATACTTCAGTATACCAtagtaacatctgacaaaaagTTCTAAAAACACTGTAGCAGCAGATTTTGTGAAAATTTATATTTGTGTCACTCAAAACTTCTGGCCAAGGCTGTACTTCAGATGAACATCATTacaaatgacaaagtgctcattttgaaatctgaataaaGATTTATGTTTGTATACACATATACCTTACATCGCCTTGTACAGTTAGTTATTCACAGTTTATGTAATTTTgttaaagtgtttttgttcaaacaGTAGGCTAACTGCAAATGTTTCAAAATTGATTTTGTTAACAGCATTCCTGCAGGTGATGATTTAAACGttggttaaattaataattaattcaacatacatacacaacattttactccTAATGGTAATGCTAGTAAAACGGCATAGAATTTGCTTGATCTTTAAGAATCTGAAATAGATGTTgctcaaacattaaaaatatacacatcataACTTCTTCAGAGAAATAATGCTGACTACTACATATGGTACGGACTTAAAGACATTAAGCTTTATTTCCAAAATGATGCATGATGAGCTTCGATTTTCAATACAACATACAGCAATATAGTAACAGAGGCTTGTATTGTATTATACATAGTATATTTGAATCAATTTCTAAAACTAAAAcgaaatgtattttcttgtttAATATTTCCTGATTATGtacataaagaaatatattttgtgtttgctCAGTTACTGGTGTCCACaagtgcgcagcagacacacccacctacacGATTTCAATATATCACTTATCCTGCCCAAAAAGACCATAAGCattgcagataacatctgaagtaaaaatttaatttacatacacatatcttaaaaaaaatatcttcgaACGCAATGAGCAATCCAGtcattatatagatcagtggaatTTACACAAACTTGAGGAGGTCATGTAGCGCAAACACTGCTGCAAAGGGGTGAACAAGGAAGAAGGTCATACCATTCCCATCATGCCAAAGGGGGACAAGGCTCCAGCTTGTGGCTACAAAAGGTAAAATATGAAAACTTTAATCTTCAATACAaggctaaaataaataattcataaatacgtACGTTCAAGTACAATTGAGACTAACTGCAGAGATACCAATTCAGCATCAAACTGACAGGTCAACATATTAACAGAATTTTCACTTAAGGGGaacgttcacccaaaaatgataacttgatgtttatctgcttacccccagggcatccaagaatTAGGTGAATTTGTTTTTAGGTGAATTTGTAACACAAATGGAGATTTGTAAAACAAACTGTTACAGTCTGTTAgtcatataatgcaagtggatgggaatcacggctaaaacatacaataaaactaaactatCGTTTTTAACCTCTAATGCACTGCATTGCCTGAACAGTATGAGCGCCTCCTCAAATCACAGCCTGCACCTGAGGCGGCGTCTTCTTTTTGCTTTATAGAGGATCgcagacttatatatatatatacactgttcaGTTTCATGCACAGATCGAATGCatcgtcacgagccgcagggtttaaatttttttttgtatgttttttttttgttttattgtatgttttagctgtgattcccatccacttccattataagatTGACAGACTGCAGTTTAAAAATCTCTATTTGTGTTCTACTGtggaaacaaagtcacctacatctcggatgccctgggggtaagcagacaaacatcaaattttcatttttgagtgaactgtccctttaaccctcatgttgtgttctggtcattttgacccagagaggaatttcatcatttcatttacaCTTGTGATGTTTCCAGTCAAAAATTACCAGGTCTCATTGATCTATGTTTACACCAGTTTTAGAGTGAACATTGactaaattatacaaaaataatgttttttttttcaactgagaTCAATGAGGGCCTATGAccaaaaggttaaaaaaaataaaaatcagtaccTGTGCTAAATGAAGGTTTTGAAGAGGGATTTACAAGCAGGTTTTAAAAGGTAGGTCATTGACGATGAACATCAAATTAGTTAAAGGACTTATTGAACAAGCATAGAACAAGTTTTAAAAATCAGGCCCTTTATTTACAGCTCTAATGTGTACCTGCAAACTAGTACGTGGATGCTGGATCTGAGGGGTGAGAGGAAAAGGGTCCATCCCAAAGGACCCAAAGAGACTCCTCATCTGATGCCTGTGCGCAGCGAATGGATCCCTGTCACAACATAACATGCAATTACAGTATAcagttgtaaaatgtattttgaaactaaatttaattttaaagcacaaatGGATTATCAGGTTATCCTCAAACACGCACTCAACaatacatgttttcattttaaaagtactaAAACTCACATCATGTATGGGCTGTCATCCACATCATTCAAATAATGaaacattgttgttgttttttctttcttggtTGGTTGAACTTGCCCCAGTAAATAAACTTCCTCTTCTTTAATCAaaatccaaaacaacaacaacagctcaGAAGCTCTTAATTGGTCAACCAATCATCAAGTTCCTTTTGCCAGATATGCAAAACAGTCTCAACTGGAGAATTATACAATTCGGCCTACCGAATCACAAAACAAACCATCAATTTATCGAGCGAGAAGAATACAACACACTGACATCCTAAAGCAGCTCTGCAGAACATTTATCCCTACGCGAATACTGTCGAAGATTCCAGACAGGTGCTAATCCAAAACAGCCTGCGAGCTATTTCAGATTGTTAGCCTAAATAATAACATGCGCGCGGAAATGATTTGTTTACAACCACAACGGGGTTCGGGGATACAAGTCAATGTGAATTTTGTCCAGCTGGCGAGAGAAACAGCAGCACGACGAGCAGACGGACCGACAGAAATACCCTCCGCAGATGAGCACAGGAAGACAGTATGACAAAGGAAACAAAACCTTGAAGATCCTGGGCGAAAAGCTCGCGCTTCTAAGCGATTCACGCGTTGCTTTCGAAATGCACTACATCAGAGTCGTTGCAGTATCACACgctagcataaaaaaaataaactccaaTCAGGAATAGACGCTTTTGAAAGGAAAATTATGCGCACTTGGTAAAACAGGCACAAAAGCCA includes:
- the LOC113083112 gene encoding myeloid leukemia factor 2-like isoform X1; its protein translation is MFHYLNDVDDSPYMMDPFAAHRHQMRSLFGSFGMDPFPLTPQIQHPRTSLQPQAGALSPFGMMGMGGGFMDMFSMMSGMMENMEQISGSPNCQTFSSSTVISYSSIDTGAPKVYQQTSEFRTAPGGIRETRQTMRDSQSGLERMAIGHHIGERGHVMERSRNRLTGDREERQDFFNLEESEAAAFDEEWRREVGRYRPPNARSLDYGRERSAGVGQQLALTAPPSSSSSPSPHHESPRHHPPHSRPRYDW
- the LOC113083112 gene encoding myeloid leukemia factor 2-like isoform X2; its protein translation is MFHYLNDVDDSPYMMDPFAAHRHQMRSLFGSFGMDPFPLTPQIQHPRTSLQPQAGALSPFGMMGMGGGFMDMFSMMSGMMENMEQISGSPNCQTFSSSTVISYSSIDTGAPKVYQQTSEFRTAPGGIRETRQTMRDSQSGLERMAIGHHIGERGHVMERSRNRLTGDREERQDFFNLEESEAAAFDEEWRREVGRYRPPNARSLDYGRERSAGVGQQLALTAPPSSSSSPSPHHESPRHHPPHSRPRYD